Part of the Qipengyuania sp. SS22 genome, AGCGTCTTGCCGCGGCGGCTGGTCATTGCACAATGGACTGTTACGCGCTCCTGGCCATGCGCGCCGCGCGCCTTGGCGAAACCGTCGATGACCGCTTGTTCGTCGGTGATATCGACATGCGCGAAGGTGCCGCCGATGGCCCTGGCATGCGCTTCGCCGGCTTCGTCATTCACGTCGAAGATCGTCACCTTGAGCCCCGCATCGGCCAGCGCCTGCGCGCTCGCCTTGCCCAGACCCGATGCCCCGCCGGTGACGACGGCAGCCATGCCCTGTTCCAGTTTCACTCTTGCTCTCCCCTCTATGTTTCCCTTGCGCCCGTGCTATCGCAAGCGGCCGGGTAGAGGAAGGGGAGCCGAGACTGCCATGACATCGCTGCTGTTTGCCATGGTCGCCAGCTTCCTGACCGCGACGGGAGCGCGCGACCAATTGCTCGTCGCGCGGCTGGCGGGCGTGCTGGGCGCGTCCACCCCATTGCTCGTCGTGGCGCTGGCCAGTTCGGCCGTCACTGCGGGTATCGCGGCATGGGCGGGGGCCTGGCTGGCCGAGACCATGTCGGAAGATGCGGCGACCATGTTCGTCGCCATCGCCCTGCTGCTCGCGGCGGCCGAATGCGCGTGGCCCAATCGCGAAAAGACGCCGAGGGAACCGACCCGCTCGCTCGGCGCGATCGCGATCGTGCTCTTCGCGCGGCAATTGACCGATGCCTCGCGTTTCCTTGTCGCGGCTTTCGCGGTGGTCTTCGCCTACTGGCCGCTCGCGGGGCTGGGCGGGGCGCTGGGCGGCGGCGGCGCAGTGGCGGTGGGCTGGACGCTCGGATTGGCGCTGGAGGAAAGGCTCCCGCTGCGCGCAATCAGGATCGCGCTGGCGTTGATCCTGTTTATCCTTGCCGCAGTTACGGGACTGAGCGCACGCGGCATTATCGGATAAACCGATCACTGAGACCGCCCATAATCGAGAAACCCAAGCCGAAGTTTCGCGTTAGTCTGGTGAATTCCATATTTACGAAGGGGCAAATCATAATGGCAGAAGTTGGCGATAATTCGAAAGCCGGTCTCGTGAGCGCGCTCAATGGCGCGCTGGCCGATACCGTGGCACTCTATTTCAAGACCAAGAACTTCCACTGGCATGTGGCAGGGCCGCGTTTTCGCGACCTTCACGTCCTGTTCGACGAACAGGCTGCCCAGCTGGTCGGCACGGTCGACGATCTCGGCGAGCGCGTGCGCAAGAACGACGAATACACGCTCACCTCGATCGGCAGTGTGACGAAGAACACCCGGATCAAGGATCAGGACGATGTCACGCTCTCGGCCGACGCGATGGTCAAGGAACTGCGCGATGACAACAAGACGCTCCACAAGCGCCTCGGCGAAGTGAAGGAGGCGGCCGAAGAAGCGGGCGATAACGCCACCAGCGGCGTGGTCGACGACTGGATCGACGAATGCGAGGAGCGCATCTGGTTCCTCAACCAGACCAGTAAGTAGGCAACCCGCACCATACAGGTACACTGGCCGCCTTTCCCCTTGGGGAAGGGCGGCCTTGGTGTATCAGGGATGCATGGAAAATGTGACCATCGTCGAGGGCTGCAATGATGCGGCCATAGCCGACTGGCTGGCAACACGGCTGGGCGAGGCGCTGAGCGCGAGCGCCGGACCGGTAACGATCACCGTGCCGGGCGGTTCGACCCCGTTCCCGATTATCGAAGCGTTGCTGACGCACGATCTCGACTGGACCCGGCTGGTCGTCTGGCCAGGCGACGACCGGGTGGTGCCCGAAGATCATGCTGCATCGAACACCGGCCGGTTGCGCGACCTCTTCGAACCTGCGGGGGCCGAAGTGGTCACGCTGACCGAAATGGAAGCGGTGCCGCCGTTCGCGCTGGCCTGGCTCGGCATGGGCACCGACGGCCATATCGCCTCGCTCTTCCCCAATACCGATCCGCAGGTCGACGATCCGCGCCGGATCGTGCGCCTGACCCCCGATCCGCTGCCACCCGAGGCGCCCTTCGACCGGATCAGCCTGACCATGCCTGCGCTGCTCGACAGCGCGGCATTGCTGTTCGTCATCCGCGGTGACCGAAAGCGTGCCATTTTCGAACAAGCCCTTGTGGGCAAACATGATTTCCCGGTTGCGCGTCTGCTGGGCGCAGCTAAACAGCCGGTCACATGCTTCACCTGATACCCAAGCCGCTGCATCGGTTGGTACTCCGTCTGGCCCACCGATTGCGCCATCACTGGCGCAAGGCCAGCGGCCGGACGGGTGCGGGGGTGAGCGTGATCGCGCGCGACCTCGGCGGTCAGATTTTGCTGGTGCGTCACAGCTACGGTCCGCCGGGCTGGTTCCTGCCCGGCGGCGGGATCGGGCGCCGCGAAACTCCCGAACAGGCCGCCCATCGCGAAATCCGCGAGGAAATCAGTTGCACCGTCGAAGGGCTGAAACTGCTGGGGGTGATCGAGGAAGAACTCTCGGGCGCTCCGCAGAGCGCACATATCTTTGCCGGTGTGGTCGATGCGATGCCGCGGGTGGACGGGCGCGAAGTGGTGGAAGCGCGGTTTTTCCCGATCCATTCGCTGCCCGAACCGCTCAGCGCGCGCACCGCGGCGCGGCTTGCACTGTGGCAGAACCGCAAGAACTGACCTGCGGATTCGGCTCGGGTCCTAGAGAAGCGATAGCTGCGCGTCGGGGCGCTGGTCCTCGTCATCGCCCTCGCGTTCGAGCTTCGACAGCGTCAGCCCCATCAGCCGGATCGGCATGGGCAGCGGCAGCACCTCTTCGAGCAGCGCGCGGCCGATCGCGGCGAATTCGGCCTTGCTGGCGATCGGCTGGTCGAGAGTTTTCGCGCGGCTGAAAATCTGGAAATCGCTGTATTTCATCTTGAGCGTGACCGTGCGGCCGCGGGCTTCGGCACGCTCGATATAGCCCCAGACGATATCGATAATGTCTTCCATCGTCTCGCGCAGTTCTGCACCTGCGGACAAATCGCGGCTGAAGGTCCGTTCGCCGCCGACCGATTTGCGGATACGGCTCGAGCGGACCGGGCGCAGGTCGATCCCGCGTGCGGCGCGGTAGAGATAGTCCGCAAAACTGCCGAAATGCGCGCGCAGCCACTCGATCTCCCTGGCCGCGATATCGCCGCCCGTCTCGATCCCCAGCCGCGCCATCTTTTCCGCGCCCTTGGGGCCGACCCCGTGGAACCGGCGGATCGGCAGTTCGGCAACGAAGGCCGCGCCTTGCCCGGGGCGAATGACGCAGAGCCCGTCGGGCTTGTTCTGGTCGCTGGCGATCTTGGCGAGAAACTTGTTGTAGCTCACCCCCGCGCTTGCGGTCAGCCGCGTCGTGGCGCGGATTTCCTGCCGGATCAGCTCGGCAATCCGCGTGGCGCTACCGATACCGAGCTTGTCCTCGGTCACATCGAGATAGGCTTCGTCGAGGCTCAGCGGTTCGACCAGTTCGGTATGGTGGCGGAAGATCGCGCGGATTTGCTGGCTGACCGCGCGATAGACGTCGAAGCGGCTCTTGCAGAAGATCAGGTCGGGACACAGCCGCTTTGCGGTGACCGAGGGCATGGCGCTACGCACGCCGAACCGCCGCGCTTCGTAACTGGCGGCGGCGACCACGCCGCGCCCGCTCGACCCGCCCACCGCCACCGGCTTGCCGCGCAGTTCGGGATTGTCGCGCTGTTCGACGCTGGCGAAAAATGCATCCATATCGACATGGATGATCTTCCGCAGCCCATCGGCTTCGCCTGCCTCCTCCGTGTCTTTCGCGTCACTCATGATGGACCCCAGATAGGACTGTGGGTTGCAAAGCGGAACCTTGTCCGTCACCTGCCATTTGGTGCAGATGCGAAACGAACCCCTTGCCGGCGGCGAGCGCCCGATAGCCCAAGCCGCCCATGGGCGACGGATCGGCGAGCGCGAGCTCATCTGGATGATGGCCCTGCTGATGGCGTGCAACGCCTTTGGCATCGACGCAATCCTGCCCGCGCTCGACGAATTGGCGATCACGCTGGGCGCGGCGGGGAACGACCGGCAATTCGTGGTCGCGGTCTATCTGCTCGCCGCGGGGATCGGCACGCTGGTCCCCGGCGCCTTTGCCGATCGCTATGGCCGGCGGCCGGTGCTGTTCACTGCGCTGGCTTTCTACATCGTCCTGTCGCTCGCTTGCGCGGCGGCGACCAGTTTCTCGCAATTGATCGTGCTGCGCGCGCTGCAGGGGTTCTTTGCCGCAGGCATAATCGCGCTGCCCCCGGCGATCATCCGCGACCGCGTGGGCGGCGACAAGATGGCACGGATGATGAGCCTTATCTTCGTGATCTTCCTGCTGGTGCCCGCCGTGGCACCCAGCATCGGGCAGGGCGTCCTGCTGCTCCTGGGCGACTGGCGGTGGATCTTCGTGGCGATGGCGGTGCTGGGCGTGGCGATGACCGCCTGGGTCTATGTCCGCCTGCCCGAAACGCTGCACGAGGCCGACAAGCAAGCAATCGACATCGCGGTCATCGCCAACAACATGCGCAGCGCGGTGACCTTGCGCTCGACGATCGGCTATACGCTGGCCAGCGCGCTGGTGTTCGGCGGGCTGTTCGGCTTCATCAATTCCTCGCAGCAGCTGATCGGCGAGGCGTTTGGCGCTGGGGACATGTTCCCGCTGCTGTTCGCGATCTGCGCCGGCTGCATGGCGCTCGCCAACTGGTCCAACAGCCGGATCGTCGAACGCGTCGGTGCGCGGCGGGTGAGCCATACCGCGCTGTTCCTGTTCATCATCATCGCCGGGCTGCAGCTGTGGTTCGCCATCCAGCCGAACGAAAGCCTGTGGACCTTCCTCCCGCTGATGGCGGCGAATATGAGCCTGCTTGGCTTTATCGGCGCGAACTTCGGGTCGATTGCGATGCAGCCCTTTCGCCACATCGCGGGTGCCGCATCGAGCGCGCAAAGTTTCCTGCGGATGACCACCGGCGCGCTGCTCGGCGCCGGCGTGGGCTATGCCTATGACGGCACCGCGCGCCCGCTGGCGCTGGCGCTGCTGGTAACGGCGCTCGCTAGCCTGCTGCTGGTGCTTTATTCGGAGCGCGGCGTGCTGTTCGGCCCGCCCGAACCCGATATGGACGAAGACTAGGCTTCGCTTTCCAGCCTGCGCCAGGCAAGCTCGGCATATTCACACAGCAACGGGCGGGTGTCGCGCGGGTCGATGATGTCCTCGACATTGAAGCGTTCGGCGCTGCGGAAGGGCGAGGTTACCTGGTCCAGCCGCGCGCGGATCGCGGCGAGTTCGGCTTCCGGGTCCTCGGCGGCTTCGAGATCGGACTTGTAGGCCACTTCCAATCCGCCCGCGATGGGCAGGCTGCCCCAGTCGCCCGACGGCCAGCAGAAGCGGTACTGGTAGGTCTCGGCATTCGACATGGCGCTGCCGGCAATACCATAGGCGCGGCGCAGCACGACCGAGGCGAGCGGGACGCTGGCCTTGTAGACCGCGTTCATCGCCTGCACCCCGTAGCGGATCGTCCCTGCCATTTCCGCTTCGCGCCCGATCATGAAACCGGGATTGTCGACCAGATGGACGATCGGAAGGCGGAACTGGTCGGCCAGCTTGATGAAGCGTTCGACCTTCTCGCTCGATTTTGCATCCCACGACCCGCCGAGATAGGACGGGTCGCTGGCAAGCACCGCCACCGGCCAGCCGTCGAGCCGGGCCAGCGCGGTGATGCAGGCGCGGCCCCACATGCGGCCGATTTCGAACACGGTGCCCTGGTCGAACACCATCTCCATGCAGCGACGCATCGAATAGACCGCCTTGGGATCGCGCGGGACGAGACTCAGCAAATCCTCCTCGCGCCGATGGACCGGATCGGTGCAGTTGGACCGGCGCGCGAGCTGGCCGACATGTTCGGGCATGAAGGCGAGGAAATGACGAGCGCGCGCGAAGGCCTCTGCCTCGCTGGCAACCTCGTCGTCGACCACGCCATTGCGCGTATGGATGCCGCTGCCACCGAGGTCTTCCTTGGCCTGCTGGTGGTCGGTCGACCCCTTGTAGCTTTCGCCCAGTCCGTCGACCACTGCCGGGCCGGCCGCGAAGATCTGGCTCAGGCCTTTGACCATGACCGAATAATGGCTGGCGACCACACGCGCCGCACCGAGGCCTGCAGTGGGGCCAAGCGCGAGCGCGACCACCGGGATTGTATCGAGATTGGTTACCACGTCGCCCCAGCCGGGGACCGCGGGAATGTATGTCGCGCCGATCTGTTCGAGCGTCTTGACGCTGCCGCCGCCGCCGGTGCCGTCGATCATGCGGATGATCGGCAGCTTGAGCTCGTGCGCCATCTTCTCCGCCTGGACCATCTTGCGGCTGATCCCGGCATCCGCCGCGCCGCCGCGAATGGTGAAATCATCCGCCGTGGCGACGACCGGGCGGCCGTTTACGAGCGCCTTGCCGAACAGGAAGGGGGCAGGCAGGACGCTCTCGAGATTGCCGTCTTCGTCGTAGCTGCCCTTGCCCGCGATCTTGCCGATCTCGCGGAAGGTGCCGTCATCACAGAGCGCGGCGAGCCGGGCGCGGGCATCCATCTTGCCGCGGCCATGCTGGCGGGCAACCTTGTCGGGCCCGCCCATTTCCTCGGCCAGCGCTTCACGTCGGCGCAGTTCCTCGAGTTCTTTTTCCCAGGTCATCCCCACCCCATAAGCAAACCGTCATCCCAGCGAAAGCTGGGAACGCTTTCCACCGGGCACGACTTCGATGGCGATCCCAGCTTTCGCTGGGATGACGGCTATTCCTCGGTCGGCACTACCACGCACAGCACCGCCTCGACCTGCACCTGCCCGCCTTCGTTGGCGGCGAGTTCGGTCACGGTCCCATCGAACGGCGCGGTAAGCGCGTGTTCCATCTTCATTGCTTCGAGCACTATCAGGCGCTGGCCGGCGGTGACCGCATCGCCCTCGGCCACATCGACCGCGATGACCTTGCCCGGCATGGGGGCGAGGATCGCCCCGTCGCCAGCTGCAGCGGCCCCGCTGCCGCGGCTTTCGAGCGCGAATTCGAAACTCTGGCCGTCCGCAAAGACCACGGTCCGCGCATCTTCGACGAAGCCGGTCGCATGCGCGGCATCGCGCTCGCCGGTCACGGCAATGGTCCGGCTTTCGCCCTTGTAGCACAGCGTGGTGGCAACGCGCGGCGCGGCATTGAGGCGAAATCCGATCGCCGCCGGAGCGGTTTCTTCCAGCGCATCGAGCAAGGTAAAATCGGCTGCGGCCTGCCAGATCGCATCATCGGGTGCGTCGTCGCCGACCAGCCGGTCGAGCTTGCGTTCGATAAAGCCGGTGTCGAGTTCGGCCTCGACGAAATCGTCTTCGAGCAGCGCGTTGGCAAGGAAGGCGGCGTTGGTCTTGACCGGCCACACTTCGACGCTCTCGGCAATGTCGGCCAGTGTCTCGATCGCCCTGTCGCGCGTCTCTTCCCACACCACCAGCTTGGCCACCATCGGATCGTAATGCGGAGAAATCATATCGCCCTCGGCGACACCCGTTTCGATCCGTCCCGTGCTGCCGAGGTCGAAATGGTCGAGCGGGCCGGTCGAAGGGAGAAAGCCGCTGGCCGGATCCTCCGCATAGAGCCGCGCTTCAATGGCGTGGCCGTCTATGCGCAGATCTTCCTGCTTCAGCGGGATCGGCTCGCCGCTGGCGACGCGCAGCTGCCACTCCACAAGATCCACCCCGGTGATCTCTTCGGTCACCGGATGCTCCACCTGCAGGCGAGTGTTCATCTCCATGAAGAAGATGCGGTCGGCGCGCAGGCCTTCGCTGGCGTCGGCGATGAATTCGATCGTGCCCGCGCCCTCGTAATCGACCGCCTTGGCCGCGCGCACGGCGGCGGCGCAGATTTCCTCGCGCGTGCCAGCGTCCATGCCGGGGGAGGGGGCTTCCTCGATCACCTTCTGGTGGCGGCGCTGCAATGAACAGTCGCGTTCGAACAGGTGGACGACATTGCCGTGGCTGTCGCCGAACACCTGCACCTCGATATGACGCGGCGAGGTGATCCACTTCTCCAGCAGCACTTCGTCATTGGAGAAGCTGGCCTTCGCCTCGCGGCGGCAGCTTTCGAGCGCGGCTTCGAAATCCTTGGGCGCGTCGACCTTGCGCATCCCTTTGCCGCCGCCGCCTGCGACGGCCTTGATCAGCACGGGATAGCCGATCGCGTCGGCTTCGGACTTGAGGCGCGCGACCGATTGGTCTTCGCCTTCATAGCCCGGCGTTACGGGAACGCCCGCTGCGCGCATCAGCTTCTTGGCGGCATCCTTCAGCCCCATCGCCTCGATGCTCGACGGCTTGGGGCCGACCCAGATCAGCCCCGCGTCGATCACGGCCTGCGCAAAGGCAGCGTTCTCGGACAGGAAGCCGTAGCCCGGGTGGATAGCATCCGCACCGGTCTGCTTGGCCGCGGCGATGATCTTGTCGCCGACGAGATAGCTTTCGGCGGCGGGCGAGGGGCCGATATGCACTGCCTCGTCGGCTTGCCGGACATGCAGCGCCCTGGCGTCGGCGTCCGAATAGACCGCGACCGTCGCCACGCCCATGGCGCGCGCGGTGCGGATGATGCGGCAGGCAATTTCGCCGCGATTGGCGATAAGGAGCTTTTGGATCATGGCGGTGCCGCTAACCCATTTCCAGGGTCTTTGCGAGGGGTTGGCGAAGCGATCTGCCGCGCCGGGTATCGGCTGAACTCGGGAAGCCATCTCGAGCGGCCCCGAATCCAAATCGCGGGTGCCTACCAGCCGGCCACCGGCTTGAAATCGTGGCGCGACCAGATGATCGGCTCCTGCGGCTGGGCCGGGCGGTTCCAGATCGCCTCGAAGAAGGCAGCGAACATATGCCACACCTTCTCCAACCCGTTCACCCGGGTTCGCGTGTCCCAGGCCAACTGCCCGCGATCAAGAACCTTGCGCCCGATCGCGCCATAGATCCGTGCTGCGGCCAATACCGCCCAGCGCTGGCGGAAGCGCAGGCGCTTGGCACCCAGCTTGGCCGCTGCCTCGTGCTTTTCCATCAACGCGATCAGGCGCGGCATCAGGCTGGCGAGCTTGAAACGGTTTTCGGGCAGCGCGTGTTCGCCCGCCTGCCAGCCCATCGTATCGAGCCAGGTCCGCGGCAGGTAACAGCGCCCGGCCTCGGCATCCTCGACGATATCGCGCGCGATATTGGCCATCTGGAATGCCAGCCCGAGGTCGCAGGCGCGATCGAGCGTGTCGCCATCGTCCGGGTGCACCCCCATGATCCGCGCCATCATGATTCCTACCGCGCCCGCGACGTGATAGCAGTAGCGCAGCATGTCGGCTTCGGTGGTGGGGCTCCAGCGCGCGGCGTCGAGCGCAAACCCGGCGATCACGTCGTTGGCCTCGGCCAGCGTCAGCCCGCATTCGTCGGCGACAAGGCCGAAAGCGTCGAAGGCGGCATCGGCGGTCGGCTGTTCCTCGAAGGCCCGCTTGGTGAGGACGCGCAGCGCCTGCACCCGGTCCTCGGCATCTTTCAGATTGCCCTGGTCGCCCAGCGGGCCGCCCTTGTCCTGATTGTCGGCAATGTCGTCGCAGCGGCGGCACCAGGCGTAGAGCAGCCAGCTGCGCTCGCGCGTGGCGCGGTCGAACAGCTTCGAGGCAGCGGCGAAGCTGTGCGAGCCCTGCTCGATCGACTCGAGCGATTTGTCGACCAGTACCGCGCGATCGCGGCCACCCCCGGCGCGGGCCGGGGTGGCGCGCAAATAGCGCGACTGGACGAGGGTGCGCGGCTTGCTCAGAGGTCGTCGGCCTTCATCTGGAAGATCGGGGTGTGCGGTTCATAGGCTGCCATCCGGTCCAGCAGCCCGGCAAGCGTGGTGTCATGCACCAGGATCTTCTGATGCACCGGACGCACAAAGCCGACCTGCGCCATCTTGCTGTTGAAGGCGATCAGTTCGTCGTAAAAGCCGAAGGCGTTGAGCAGACCGACCGGATTGCCGTGATAGCCCAATTGCGCCCAGCTCATCGCTTCCCACAATTCGTCCATCGTGCCGACCCCGCCGGGAATGGTGACGAAACCGTCGCTGAGATCGGTGAAACGCTGCTTGCGTTCGTGCATGCCGCCGACGGTGTAGAGCTCGGTACAATCGTGATTGGCGACTTCGCTATTGGCCAGTGCATCGGGGATCACGCCAATCACTTCGCCGCCCGCTTCCAGCGCGCCGCGCGCGGTCGCGCCCATCAGGCCGAGGCGTCCGCCGCCATAGACCACGCCGATGCCGCGCTCGGCCAGTCCGCGCCCGACATCATACGCCAGCTGGATATAGCGCGGGTCGCCGGGCGAGGCGGAGCCGCAATAGACGGCGATACGGTTCAGTTTGCGGCTCATTCCGCGAGATCCTCCAGCATCAGTCCGGCAGTCGCCTTGGCGCTGCCCACGACGCCGGGAATCCCGGCGCCGGGATGAGTCCCTGCCCCGACGAGGTAGAAATTGTCCAGCACATCATCGCGATTGTGCCCGCGGAAATAGGCGCTCTGCGTCAGCACCGGCTCGAGACTGAAGGCGCTGCCCATATGCGCGTTCAGATCCATCGCGAAATCGCGCGGTGCGTAGTGGAACTTGGTGACGATCCGCGCCTGGAGATCGGGGATCAGTCGGCGTTCGAGTTCATCCAGGATGCGCTTCTCGAGCAGCGGGCCCATTTCCTCCCAATCGACCGCCAGCTTGCCCATATGCGCGACCGGGACCAGCGCGTAGAACGTGCTCATCCCCTCGGGCGCCATGGTCGGATCGGTCACCGTGGGATGGTGCAGGTAGATCGAGAAATCCTGCGGCAGCACGCCGTGATCGTAAATATCCTCGAGCAGGCCCTTATAGCGCGGCCCGAACAGGATCATGTGGTGCGGGATACCCGGCCAGCTGCCCTCGATCCCGAAATGGACCACGAACAGGCTCGGGCTGTAGCTCTTGCGCGACAGGCTGCGGGCATAATCCGCGCCGCGCTTGGATCCGGCGAGCAGGTCCTTGTAGCTGTGCATGATATCGGCATTGCTGGCCACGGCATCGAAGCGTTCGCGCCAGCCCGAGTGCGTTTCGACCTCGCTCACCTGCTTGCCCAGCGTGTGGATTTGGACCACCGGATCATGCATCCGCACGGTCCCGCCGAGCCGTTCGAAATGGCGCACCATGCCCGCGATCAGGCGATTGGTGCCGCCCTTGGCCCACCACACGCCGCCATCCATTTCGAGCTTGTGGATCAGCGCATAGATGCTGCTGGTCTTCATCGGGTTGCCGCCCACCAGCAGCGTGTGGAAGCTCAGCGCCTCGCGCAGCTTCTCATTGTCGACGAAGCTCGATACCATCGAATAGACGCTGCGCCAGGCCTGCTGCTTGGCCAGTGCGGGCGCCGCCTTGAGCATCGACTTGAAATCGAGGAAGGGCACATGGCCCAGCTTGACATAGCCTTCTTCGTAAACCGCCGCGGAATATTCGAGGAAGCGCTGGTAGCCCGCGACATCGGACGGGTTGAGCTGCGCGATTTCGCGGAACAGCTGTTCCTCGTCGTTCGAATAATCGAACTGCGTCCCGTCGGGCCAGGCGAGCCGGTAGAACGGCATCACCGGCATCAGTTCGACATCCTCGGCAATGTCGTGCCCCGACAGCGCCCACAATTCCTTGAGGCAGTCGGGATCGGTGATGACCGTCGGACCCGCATCGAAGGTGAAGCCGTCGCGTTCCCAGAAATAGGCGCGCCCGCCCGGCTGGTCGCGCGCTTCGACCACGGTGGTCTGGATACCGGCGGATTGCAGCCGGATCGCCAGCGCCAACCCGCCAAAGCCCGCACCGATGACGCAGGCGGTGCGGCCGGTGGCAACGGGCTCGCGCGGTTCGACGGGATCGCTGGTGGAGAGGGGGGTGACGGTGTCGGGGGTCATGGAGATCTTTCATGGACGAGCGGCCTGCCCTTGCCAAGCAGCGCCCGGATGGCAGCGAATACAGGTACGGGCGGTTTGCCCGAGAGGATGCGCAGCTTGTCGAGGCGCGTCGTGCGCCCCGCATAGAAGCGTTCGACCAGCGGTTCGCGCAGGCGATAGAAGCGCTCGAACACGCGATAGCGTTCCTCGGGCCGCGCCGCATCGAACAGCATCCGGCCAAGGCTGCGGTAAAAACGCATCGCGCGCCAGTGATCGCGCGCGCGCTTGTCGAACAATGCGGCAAGCTGTTCGCCCGGCAGCCGCGCCTCGCGCGCCAGCGCCAGCGCATTGGCGACCGCGAAGGGCAGGGTATAGCTGGTCAGCGGATGGACGAAGCCGCCACGCGCGCCAGCGCGCACCACGCCCGGCGGACCCAGATCGCGGCGATAGGCGGCAAAATCGCCCCCGGTAATGACCGGCAGCACGCCGGTCTCGCCGCCGAGGATGTCGCCGTGCCAGCCCGCCCTTTCGCAATAGCGGTCGATCCGGCCCGACAGCGCATTGCGATCGAGCACGGGCTCGTCGGCGTAATAGGTATCCTCGACGAACAGCTCCTCTGCCCCCAGCGGCAGGCTGTAGACGAAGCGGTAGGCGCCGTGTTGCCGGACATGGGCATCCATCACGATCGGGCGGGTGACATCATGCGGCATGGAGGTGCGCAGATGGCGACCCATGAACACCTGCCAGCCGCCGCGCAGATGCGGCGAAGGCTCGAAGTCGCGGCAATCGACCACCACCCGCGCAGGAATGTGCTCGCCATCCTCCAGCGTGACCCCATCGGGGGCAAGCCGGGTGACGCTGGCCTGCGTGCGGATTGCGTCCTGCGGCAGTTCGCGGCGCAGCGCAGCGTCGAAATCGTGGCTGGCGAGCGAGCGATAGGTCGATGACAGGCGCCGCTCATGGCCGGGGAAGCGCACCGTGTAGCCCGCATCCCATTCGGTTTTGCGAAATTCAGCAAGCAACGCGGTGCCATCCGCGTCGAGATCGCTGGTGAACCAGCTCCAGCGGTGGTTGCCACCAAGCGTGTCCTTCGCCTCGAACAGCGCGATGAGCATATGCGGATGCGCGCGATGGACCGCCAGCGCGGCCAGCCCGCCAGCCAGCCCGCCGCCGACGATAGCCAGATCGATCATGCGCCCGCTCATTGACGCAGGACTTAGGGGTGAAGCGCACATGCGGCAAACGGTTTGGTACAAGCGACGGGAACGTGGCACTGTGACGATAGTTGGACGACAATTAGATTTACCGAGGGATCCATCATGAAGTCACTGTTCGCCGCAACCGGTTCGCTTGCGCTTATCTGCGCGACACCTGCGCTCGCCCAGAATGTCGAGGCACTGCCCGAGGGCGGCGAAGATGTCGTTTACGACGACACCTGGATCTCGATCGGCGCCGGAGCCGTCTATTCCCCCAGCTACGACGGGTCGGACGATTACGTCGTGTCGGCAATTCCCATCATCCAGGGCAAGATCGGCGGCGTCCGCATCAGCCCGCGCCCCGGCGGCGCAGCGCTCGATTTCGTCAATGACGATAGCGACGGCGCGAAAATTTCCGCGGGCGTGGCGGCCAAGCTGAACCGCAACCGGGCCTCGCAGATCGAGGACGAGGTCGTGCTGTCCTACGGCGAACTCGACACGGCCTTCGAAGTCGGCCCCACGATCGGCGTCAGCCTGCCGGGCGTGCTCAACCCCTACGACAGCCTCAGCTTCAACATCGACACGTTGTGGGATGTTGCCGGGGCGCATGACGGCATGACCGTCAATCCCAGCGTCACCTACTTCACCCCGGTCAGCCGCGGTGCGGCGATTTCGCTCTCGGTCAGCGGCACCTATGTCGACGACGATTATGCCGAATACTACTATTCGGTCCCTGCTGGCGGCGCGCTGCCAGCCTTCCAGGCCGATGGCGGCTGGAACAGCGTCGGCGTGAACCTGTTGACCGGCATCGATCTCGATGGCGATTTGACCAATGGCGGTCTCGCCCTCATCGCGCTGGGCGGTTATTCGCGCCAGC contains:
- a CDS encoding phytoene desaturase, which translates into the protein MTPDTVTPLSTSDPVEPREPVATGRTACVIGAGFGGLALAIRLQSAGIQTTVVEARDQPGGRAYFWERDGFTFDAGPTVITDPDCLKELWALSGHDIAEDVELMPVMPFYRLAWPDGTQFDYSNDEEQLFREIAQLNPSDVAGYQRFLEYSAAVYEEGYVKLGHVPFLDFKSMLKAAPALAKQQAWRSVYSMVSSFVDNEKLREALSFHTLLVGGNPMKTSSIYALIHKLEMDGGVWWAKGGTNRLIAGMVRHFERLGGTVRMHDPVVQIHTLGKQVSEVETHSGWRERFDAVASNADIMHSYKDLLAGSKRGADYARSLSRKSYSPSLFVVHFGIEGSWPGIPHHMILFGPRYKGLLEDIYDHGVLPQDFSIYLHHPTVTDPTMAPEGMSTFYALVPVAHMGKLAVDWEEMGPLLEKRILDELERRLIPDLQARIVTKFHYAPRDFAMDLNAHMGSAFSLEPVLTQSAYFRGHNRDDVLDNFYLVGAGTHPGAGIPGVVGSAKATAGLMLEDLAE
- a CDS encoding acetyl/propionyl/methylcrotonyl-CoA carboxylase subunit alpha: MIQKLLIANRGEIACRIIRTARAMGVATVAVYSDADARALHVRQADEAVHIGPSPAAESYLVGDKIIAAAKQTGADAIHPGYGFLSENAAFAQAVIDAGLIWVGPKPSSIEAMGLKDAAKKLMRAAGVPVTPGYEGEDQSVARLKSEADAIGYPVLIKAVAGGGGKGMRKVDAPKDFEAALESCRREAKASFSNDEVLLEKWITSPRHIEVQVFGDSHGNVVHLFERDCSLQRRHQKVIEEAPSPGMDAGTREEICAAAVRAAKAVDYEGAGTIEFIADASEGLRADRIFFMEMNTRLQVEHPVTEEITGVDLVEWQLRVASGEPIPLKQEDLRIDGHAIEARLYAEDPASGFLPSTGPLDHFDLGSTGRIETGVAEGDMISPHYDPMVAKLVVWEETRDRAIETLADIAESVEVWPVKTNAAFLANALLEDDFVEAELDTGFIERKLDRLVGDDAPDDAIWQAAADFTLLDALEETAPAAIGFRLNAAPRVATTLCYKGESRTIAVTGERDAAHATGFVEDARTVVFADGQSFEFALESRGSGAAAAGDGAILAPMPGKVIAVDVAEGDAVTAGQRLIVLEAMKMEHALTAPFDGTVTELAANEGGQVQVEAVLCVVVPTEE
- a CDS encoding phytoene/squalene synthase family protein, whose protein sequence is MRATPARAGGGRDRAVLVDKSLESIEQGSHSFAAASKLFDRATRERSWLLYAWCRRCDDIADNQDKGGPLGDQGNLKDAEDRVQALRVLTKRAFEEQPTADAAFDAFGLVADECGLTLAEANDVIAGFALDAARWSPTTEADMLRYCYHVAGAVGIMMARIMGVHPDDGDTLDRACDLGLAFQMANIARDIVEDAEAGRCYLPRTWLDTMGWQAGEHALPENRFKLASLMPRLIALMEKHEAAAKLGAKRLRFRQRWAVLAAARIYGAIGRKVLDRGQLAWDTRTRVNGLEKVWHMFAAFFEAIWNRPAQPQEPIIWSRHDFKPVAGW
- a CDS encoding TIGR00730 family Rossman fold protein, whose protein sequence is MNRIAVYCGSASPGDPRYIQLAYDVGRGLAERGIGVVYGGGRLGLMGATARGALEAGGEVIGVIPDALANSEVANHDCTELYTVGGMHERKQRFTDLSDGFVTIPGGVGTMDELWEAMSWAQLGYHGNPVGLLNAFGFYDELIAFNSKMAQVGFVRPVHQKILVHDTTLAGLLDRMAAYEPHTPIFQMKADDL